A region of Natribaculum luteum DNA encodes the following proteins:
- the solA gene encoding N-methyl-L-tryptophan oxidase → MTETGDRYDVVVIGVGGMGSATTYHLARRGLDVLGLERYDIPHTMGSSHGITRIIRRAYYEHPSYIPLVERAYDLWDDLAAETGRDVIHRTGSIDAGPEGNVVFEGSRRSCEQHDIPHEVLTSEEVTERFPGYQLPEEHMAVYQPDGGFVVPEQAIVGHVEAAQAAGADVHGREQVHDWTETPDGGVRVETDRGTYEADRLVLAAGAWNYKLADALEGLAVPERQVLGWFQPETPSTFEPENFPVWNLRVPEGRFYGLPIYDVPGMKLGKYHHRDEQVDPDDYETDPQPEDEQLLREVTENYFPEAAGPTMRLATCMFTNSPDEHFILDTLPDHPQVAVGAGFSGHGFKFASVIGEILADLAADGDTDHPIEMFRLERFDDGPE, encoded by the coding sequence ATGACCGAGACTGGAGATCGATACGACGTCGTCGTGATCGGCGTCGGCGGGATGGGCAGCGCGACGACCTACCACCTCGCACGGCGGGGCCTCGACGTGCTGGGACTCGAGCGATACGATATTCCCCACACCATGGGCTCGTCCCACGGGATCACGCGAATCATCCGCCGGGCGTACTACGAACACCCCTCCTACATCCCGCTCGTCGAGCGCGCGTACGACCTCTGGGACGACCTCGCCGCCGAGACCGGTCGTGACGTCATCCACCGCACGGGGTCGATCGACGCCGGCCCCGAAGGGAACGTCGTCTTCGAAGGGTCGCGCCGCTCCTGTGAGCAACACGACATCCCCCACGAGGTGCTCACGAGCGAGGAAGTGACCGAGCGCTTCCCGGGCTACCAGCTTCCAGAAGAGCACATGGCGGTCTACCAGCCCGACGGCGGCTTCGTCGTCCCGGAGCAGGCGATCGTCGGCCACGTCGAGGCGGCCCAGGCCGCAGGCGCAGACGTTCACGGACGCGAGCAGGTCCACGACTGGACGGAGACGCCCGACGGCGGCGTCCGCGTCGAGACCGACCGGGGCACGTACGAGGCCGACCGGCTGGTGCTCGCGGCCGGCGCGTGGAACTACAAACTCGCCGACGCACTCGAGGGGCTGGCCGTCCCGGAGCGACAGGTGCTCGGCTGGTTCCAGCCGGAGACGCCCTCGACGTTCGAACCCGAGAACTTCCCCGTCTGGAACCTGCGCGTCCCCGAGGGCCGCTTCTACGGACTGCCGATCTACGACGTCCCGGGGATGAAACTCGGCAAGTACCACCACCGCGACGAGCAGGTGGACCCGGACGACTACGAGACCGACCCCCAGCCCGAGGACGAACAGTTGCTGCGGGAGGTTACGGAAAACTACTTCCCCGAGGCCGCCGGCCCGACGATGCGACTGGCGACCTGTATGTTCACCAACTCCCCGGACGAACACTTCATCCTCGATACCCTCCCCGACCACCCACAGGTCGCCGTCGGTGCCGGTTTCTCCGGCCACGGCTTCAAGTTCGCCAGCGTGATCGGCGAGATCCTGGCCGACCTCGCCGCCGACGGCGACACCGATCACCCGATCGAGATGTTCCGACTCGAGCGGTTCGACGACGGTCCAGAGTAG
- a CDS encoding DUF1467 domain-containing protein: protein MRHRFPALSTLLLAVSAGVVALGVTVNDGFAPTLRTIPALLLVVAGLFGIASSVSDWPVDTLRRATRRWWILAFAAFLPYGLATAPSNESAAAVGDAFSGPAVAALEAVAGAAALCAVTVTVLYLFASYGIHPGRPTPEERVLGDRGSE, encoded by the coding sequence GTGCGTCACAGATTCCCCGCATTGTCGACGCTCCTCCTGGCGGTTTCTGCTGGGGTCGTCGCACTCGGCGTCACAGTTAACGACGGCTTTGCTCCCACCCTCCGAACGATTCCTGCGCTCTTGCTGGTCGTCGCTGGCCTCTTCGGCATCGCCAGTTCCGTCAGCGACTGGCCCGTCGATACCCTCCGCCGCGCCACGAGGCGGTGGTGGATACTCGCGTTCGCCGCCTTCCTCCCGTACGGCCTCGCGACGGCACCCTCGAACGAGAGTGCCGCGGCGGTCGGCGACGCGTTCTCCGGGCCTGCCGTCGCCGCGCTCGAGGCGGTCGCCGGGGCGGCGGCCCTGTGTGCAGTCACTGTCACGGTGCTCTACTTGTTCGCGAGCTACGGCATCCACCCGGGGCGGCCGACGCCCGAGGAGCGCGTCCTGGGCGACCGGGGAAGCGAGTAG